A window from Pangasianodon hypophthalmus isolate fPanHyp1 chromosome 4, fPanHyp1.pri, whole genome shotgun sequence encodes these proteins:
- the LOC113526753 gene encoding SLAM family member 8-like isoform X4, producing the protein MQDFHGYCISFSGVLLFGFLQGVCVGLADTVKVLKVGSSLDLPFQYPIESVLLVQWTFNKNIFAEYSTDQNYTLLESQFSGRLKEHYDRVGVTVQDLQHQDSGTFSVAAVSIKPQYQTQIFKVYVQSPIKAVQIEKYQTWLVSTNSCDVDVKCAALGSESVSYLWSGYKTAHGAQLQFSLSPAEGAVTLNCTAANNVSSSSATETLSCSPEQPEPVLKLVSSLVAASPYLLVTIILGVKCYRARGHHNSQYAVEE; encoded by the exons ATGCAGGACTTTCATGGATATTGTATTTCCTTCTCTGGAGTGCTGCTGTTTGGTTTTCTTCAAG gtgtgtgtgttggtttggCTGACACAGTGAAGGTGCTCAAAGTTGGGAGCTCCTTGGATCTTCCATTTCAATACCCAATAGAATCAGTGTTATTGGTTCAGTGGACCTTCAATAAGAACATTTTTGCCGAATACAGTACAGACCAAAATTACACACTCCTGGAATCCCAGTTCAGTGGAAGATTAAAGGAGCACTATGATAGAGTTGGAGTAACTGTACAAGATCTTCAACACCAAGATTCTGGGACGTTCTCAGTGGCTGCAGTTAGCATTAAACCACAGTatcaaacacaaatatttaaagtTTATGTTCAAA GTCCCATAAAAGCTGTGCAGATTGAGAAGTATCAGACGTGGCTGGTGTCCACAAACAGCTGTGATGTTGATGTGAAGTGTGCAGCGCTTGGATCTGAGAGTGTCTCTTACCTGTGGAGCGGCTATAAGACTGCGCACGGAGCTCAGCTTCAGTTCAGTCTCTCACCAGCAGAAGGAGCCGTTACACTGAACTGCACTGCAGCTAACAACGTCAGCTCCAGTTCTGCTACAGAGACACTGAGCTGTAGCCCTGAACAGCCTGAACCAG TGCTTAAACTGGTCAGTAGTCTAGTGGCGGCCTCTCCGTATCTGCTGGTGACCATCATTCTGGGTGTAAAATGTTACAGAGCTCGgg gTCATCATAACAGCCAGTATGCTGTTGAGGAATAA
- the LOC113526753 gene encoding uncharacterized protein LOC113526753 isoform X2: MQDFHGYCISFSGVLLFGFLQGVCAVLADTNTVMVLKGGSSLNLTLTYPKNSVSFVNWNFNGKRFADYSPSRNYTLRVSQFSGRLKGVHDIIGVTPQDLQPQDSGTFSIVAVGPERQYPTQDFKVYIQNPITAVQIEKYQTWRVSTNSCDVDVKCAALGAESVSYLWSSYKTASGAQLQFSLSPAEGAVTLNCTAANNVSSSSATETLSCSPEQPEPEVPLSVLKLISSLVAASPYLMATIIRGVKCYRARGHYNSRPAVTVTEE; this comes from the exons ATGCAGGACTTTCATGGATATTGTATTTCCTTCTCTGGAGTGCTGCTGTTTGGTTTTCTTCAAG gtgtgtgtgctgttttagcTGATACAAACACAGTGATGGTGCTTAAAGGTGGGAGCTCCCTGAATCTAACACTGACATATCCAAAGAATTCAGTGTCATTTGTTAATTGGAACTTTAATGGCAAAAGGTTTGCTGACTACTCTCCAAGCCGTAATTACACACTTCGGGTATCTCAATTTAGTGGAAGATTAAAAGGTGTCCATGATATTATTGGAGTAACTCCACAAGATCTGCAACCACAAGACTCTGGAACATTCTCAATTGTTGCAGTTGGACCTGAACGACAGTATCCTACACAGgattttaaagtttatattCAAA ACCCTATAACAGCTGTGCAGATTGAGAAGTATCAGACGTGGAGAGTGTCCACAAACAGCTGTGATGTTGATGTGAAGTGTGCAGCGCTTGGAGCTGAGAGTGTCTCTTACCTGTGGAGCAGCTATAAGACTGCGAGTGGAGCTCAGCTTCAGTTCAGTCTCTCACCAGCAGAAGGAGCCGTTACACTGAACTGCACTGCAGCTAACAACGTCAGCTCCAGTTCTGCTACAGAGACACTGAGCTGTAGCCCTGAACAGCCTGAACCAG AAGTTCCATTGTCAGTGCTTAAACTGATCAGTAGTCTAGTGGCGGCCTCTCCGTATCTGATGGCGACCATCATTCGGGGTGTGAAATGTTACAGAGCTCGGG GTCATTATAACAGCCGGCCTGCTGTAACCGTAACTGAAGAATGA
- the si:cabz01074946.1 gene encoding SLAM family member 8 has product MLQSVAIQLICMVVCFHQAVRGEDVRNVIGYIGESIVLRSEVDPSWKLRIIRWSIYKNITLIATFVNNEIRVNRWPQFKGRLELNTSLGDLTIKNIMARDSMDYRVYLKGQGNTEEKTSLVQLYVREQFPEPNITLLHSFLDGEKCVISLKCSSLGSNISLMWKPEHGFSERFWSDSPNVTRESVMWTSFRNRDVSFSCIATDHNRNMSRQLSVKCPVSEYCSSCYACWIILGMFFSFAILFILFKGQIMSLCSRCHEWLRNLLPSVFSRGEL; this is encoded by the exons ATGCTTCAAAGTGTGGCCATTCAATTAATctgtatggtggtgtgtttCCATCAAG CAGTCAGAGGTGAGGATGTGAGGAACGTTATTGGTTATATCGGGGAGTCAATTGTCCTGAGGTCAGAAGTTGATCCATCATGGAAGCTTAGAATTATTCGGTGGTCTATCTATAAGAACATTACTCTCATTGCAACCTTTGTCAACAATGAGATTAGAGTCAATAGGTGGCCACAATTCAAGGGCCGACTTGAGCTCAACACAAGTTTAGGAGATTTGacaattaaaaacataatgGCTAGAGACTCTATGGACTACAGAGTGTATCTCAAAGGACAAGGAAATACAGAAGAGAAAACCAGCCTTGTCCAGCTTTATGTTCGag AACAATTCCCAGAGCCCAACATAACTCTGCTGCACAGTTTTCTGGATGGAGAGAAATGTGTAATCTCACTTAAGTGCTCATCACTGGGCAGTAACATTTCTCTCATGTGGAAACCTGAGCATGGGTTCAGTGAGCGCTTCTGGAGTGACAGTCCTAATGTCACCAGAGAGTCAGTGATGTGGACATCCTTCAGGAACAGAGATGTAAGCTTCTCCTGCATTGCTACTGATCACAATCGCAATATGTCGAGACAACTGAGTGTGAAATGTCCAG TGTCAGAGTATTGCAGCTCCTGTTATGCATGCTGGATAATCCTgggcatgtttttttcttttgcaatattattcatattattcaaAG GTCAAATCATGTCTCTATGTTCGAGATGCCATGAATGGCTCAGGAATTTACTGCCATCTGTGTTCAGTAGGGGAGAGTTGTAA
- the LOC113526753 gene encoding uncharacterized protein LOC113526753 isoform X1 — translation MLSQQSQSSCTRKKQSFTNTAMQDCHGYRASISGALMFRILQGVCAVLADTNTVMVLKGGSSLNLTLTYPKNSVSFVNWNFNGKRFADYSPSRNYTLRVSQFSGRLKGVHDIIGVTPQDLQPQDSGTFSIVAVGPERQYPTQDFKVYIQNPITAVQIEKYQTWRVSTNSCDVDVKCAALGAESVSYLWSSYKTASGAQLQFSLSPAEGAVTLNCTAANNVSSSSATETLSCSPEQPEPEVPLSVLKLISSLVAASPYLMATIIRGVKCYRARGHYNSRPAVTVTEE, via the exons ATGTTGAGTCAACAGTCTCAGTCGAGCTGCACCCGCAAAAAACAGTCGTTCACTAACACAGCAATGCAAGACTGTCATGGATACCGTGCTTCCATCTCTGGAGCTCTGATGTTCAGGATTCTTCAGG gtgtgtgtgctgttttagcTGATACAAACACAGTGATGGTGCTTAAAGGTGGGAGCTCCCTGAATCTAACACTGACATATCCAAAGAATTCAGTGTCATTTGTTAATTGGAACTTTAATGGCAAAAGGTTTGCTGACTACTCTCCAAGCCGTAATTACACACTTCGGGTATCTCAATTTAGTGGAAGATTAAAAGGTGTCCATGATATTATTGGAGTAACTCCACAAGATCTGCAACCACAAGACTCTGGAACATTCTCAATTGTTGCAGTTGGACCTGAACGACAGTATCCTACACAGgattttaaagtttatattCAAA ACCCTATAACAGCTGTGCAGATTGAGAAGTATCAGACGTGGAGAGTGTCCACAAACAGCTGTGATGTTGATGTGAAGTGTGCAGCGCTTGGAGCTGAGAGTGTCTCTTACCTGTGGAGCAGCTATAAGACTGCGAGTGGAGCTCAGCTTCAGTTCAGTCTCTCACCAGCAGAAGGAGCCGTTACACTGAACTGCACTGCAGCTAACAACGTCAGCTCCAGTTCTGCTACAGAGACACTGAGCTGTAGCCCTGAACAGCCTGAACCAG AAGTTCCATTGTCAGTGCTTAAACTGATCAGTAGTCTAGTGGCGGCCTCTCCGTATCTGATGGCGACCATCATTCGGGGTGTGAAATGTTACAGAGCTCGGG GTCATTATAACAGCCGGCCTGCTGTAACCGTAACTGAAGAATGA
- the LOC117596993 gene encoding SLAM family member 8 has translation MQDYHGYCLSIFGALMFGILQGVCVVLADTNTVTVYRATGSSLDLTLKYPNESVSAVQWLYNEKQFAEYSQSQYSHQNSQFTGRLKEDNDKVGVILQDLQPQDSGTFSVVVDGTKEQYPTQTFTVYIQNSITAVQIEKNQTWKVATNSCDVDVTCAALGAESVSYMWSGYKTASGAQLQFSLSPAEGDVTLNCTAANNVSSSSAAETLSCPESKELENSTITGESQLVWIIIAGAAFILLIAVTAALSCWWRSQKGGSIAEGGTTVYADVNTGAIAQKDKRSDSITNGMTVYETVDDLRMTPEMTIYSKVTLPQHTKVSATSSSPYQQVC, from the exons ATGCAGGACTATCATGGATATTGTCTTTCCATCTTTGGAGCTCTAATGTTTGGGATTCTTCAGG gtgtgtgtgttgttttagcTGATACAAACACAGTGACGGTGTATAGAGCTACTGGGAGCTCCCTGGATCTAACACTGAAATATCCAAACGAATCAGTGTCAGCAGTTCAGTGGCTCTACAATGAGAAACAGTTTGCTGAATACTCTCAAAGCCAGTACTCACACCAGAATTCCCAGTTCACTGGACGTTTAAAGGAGGATAATGATAAAGTTGGAGTAATTCTACAAGATCTTCAACCCCAAGACTCTGGGACATTCTCAGTGGTTGTAGATGGAACTAAAGAACAGTATccaacacaaacatttacagtttatattCAAA aCTCCATAACAGCTGTGCAGATTGAGAAGAATCAGACGTGGAAAGTGGCCACAAACAGCTGTGATGTTGATGTGACGTGTGCAGCGCTTGGAGCTGAGAGTGTCTCCTACATGTGGAGCGGCTATAAGACTGCAAGTGGAGCTCAGCTTCAGTTCAGTCTCTCACCAGCAGAAGGAGACGTTACACTGAACTGCACTGCAGCTAACAACGTCAGCTCCAGTTCTGCTGCAGAGACACTGAGTTGTCCTGAAAGCAAAGAGCTCGAAAATAGTACAATAA CTGGTGAATCACAGTTGGTGTGGATTATAATAGCAGGAGCTGCTTTCATTTTGCTTATTGCTGTTACTGCTGCTCTGAGCTGCTGGTGGAGATCTCAAAAAG GTGGCAGTATTGCAGAGGGTGGAACAACAGTGTATGCAGATGTCAATACTGGAGCCATTGCTCAGAAAGAT AAACGGTCAGACAGCATTACTAACGGAATGACAGTTTATGAAACGGTGGATGACCTCAGAATGACCCCTGAAATG ACTATTTATTCTAAGGTGACACTTCCTCAACATACAAAGGTCAGCGCTACCTCTTCCTCACCGTACCAGCAAGTTTGCTGA
- the LOC113526753 gene encoding uncharacterized protein LOC113526753 isoform X3 — protein sequence MQDSHGYHIAISGVLLFEILQGVCVVMADQKTVMLLRATGSSLDFQPEYPNGTVSFAEWKFNGEHFADYTSNRNYSFPASQFSGRLKGNHDKVGVTVQKLQPQDSGVFSVVADGTRGQVPTQIFRVYIEDPITAVQIEKNQTWKVATNSCDVDVKCAALGAESVSYLWSGYKTVSGAQLQFSLSPAEGDVTLNCTAANNVSSSSAAEILSCSPEQPEPAPLSVLKLVSSLVAASPYWLVTIILGVKCYRARGHHNSQYAVTVIEE from the exons ATGCAGGACTCTCATGGATATCATATTGCCATCTCTGGTGTGCTGTTGTTTGAGATTCTTCAGG gtgtgtgtgttgttatggctgatcagaaGACAGTGATGTTGCTCAGAGCTACTGGGAGCTCCCTGGACTTTCAGCCAGAATATCCTAATGGGACAGTGTCATTCGCTGAGTGGAAGTTCAATGGGGAACATTTTGCTGATTACACTTCAAACCGTAATTACTCCTTTCCAGCATCCCAGTTCAGTGGAAGATTAAAAGGGAATCATGATAAAGTTGGAGTAACTGTACAAAAGCTTCAACCCCAAGACTCTGGGGTATTCTCAGTGGTTGCAGATGGAACTAGAGGACAGGTTCCAACGCAGATATTTAGAGTTTATATTGAAG ACCCTATAACAGCTGTGCAGATTGAGAAGAATCAGACGTGGAAAGTGGCCACAAACAGCTGTGATGTTGATGTGAAGTGTGCAGCGCTTGGAGCTGAGAGTGTCTCTTACCTGTGGAGCGGCTATAAGACTGTGAGTGGAGCTCAGCTTCAGTTCAGCCTCTCACCAGCAGAAGGAGACGTTACACTGAACTGCACTGCAGCTAACAACGTCAGCTCCAGTTCTGCTGCAGAGATACTGAGCTGTAGCCCTGAACAGCCTGAACCAG CTCCATTGTCAGTGCTCAAACTGGTCAGTAGTCTAGTGGCGGCCTCTCCATATTGGTTGGTGACCATCATTCTGGGTGTAAAATGTTACAGAGCACGgg gtcATCATAACAGCCAGTATGCTGTAACGGTAATTGAGGAATAA